Proteins encoded together in one Planctomycetota bacterium window:
- a CDS encoding Uma2 family endonuclease: MPWIAAAETRTVLENVRWETFLELAEGRSGSVPRMTFDQGVLELMTPRRQHEGIGRLIGRIVETYSEVRGIEILSCASTTFKRPDLDRAFEPDESYYIAHADLIRPKEEVDLLIDPPSDLVIEVEITSSAIAKLKLFAAMGVPEVWRHDGSRLAMLALAGAAYRPLDSSLGLPGLSVAMIDALLARRFEQGETALVKQFRGTITDG; this comes from the coding sequence ATGCCGTGGATTGCAGCCGCCGAAACCCGCACCGTGCTCGAGAACGTCCGCTGGGAGACGTTTCTCGAGCTCGCCGAAGGCCGCTCCGGCAGCGTTCCGCGGATGACCTTCGACCAAGGAGTGCTCGAGCTCATGACGCCCCGCCGCCAGCATGAAGGCATCGGCCGCCTGATCGGCCGGATCGTGGAGACCTACTCCGAAGTCCGCGGCATCGAGATCCTCAGTTGCGCCTCGACCACGTTCAAGCGGCCGGACCTCGACCGGGCATTCGAGCCCGACGAGTCGTACTACATCGCCCATGCCGACCTGATCCGTCCCAAGGAAGAGGTCGATCTGCTGATCGACCCGCCATCCGATCTGGTGATCGAAGTCGAGATCACCTCCTCGGCGATCGCCAAGCTGAAGCTGTTCGCCGCGATGGGGGTGCCGGAGGTCTGGCGGCATGACGGCAGCCGGCTCGCGATGCTCGCGCTGGCAGGGGCCGCCTACCGGCCGCTCGACTCGAGCCTCGGCCTGCCCGGCCTCTCCGTCGCGATGATCGACGCGCTCCTCGCGCGCCGCTTCGAGCAAGGTGAGACGGCGCTGGTCAAGCAGTTTCGCGGGACGATTACGGATGGTTAG